In Terriglobales bacterium, a single genomic region encodes these proteins:
- the metH gene encoding methionine synthase, translated as MADFLQTVRERVVIYDGAMGTSIQVRQTTPDDFWGCEGCNEVLALSRPDLIRDIHAGFLEVGCDVIETNTFGATRIVLQEYSLETQVGSMNQAAAQIARAVADEFSTKEKPRFVAGSMGPTTKLPSLGHIGFDEMAAAYLEQASALIAGGVDILLVETCQDVLQAKAALAAVFDAMRLAGKRLPVTVQVTLEATGTMLLGTEIGAALTALEPFDVDIVGLNCATGPREMNDAVRYLCHNSTKHVSVLPNAGLPQNVGGKAVYSLQPAELAEFHSLFIREYGARIVGGCCGTTPEHLKAVVEACSNLEPAKREVQPQAAASSAYTSVPLDLEPKPLIVAEEMNTTTRVETFRNLVRAQNYDEILAVAKRLANEGSHMLDLCCAIVGEDEKAYITGVLGKIATRVPAPILVDSTEADVVDEALKRIPGKALINSINLEDGEKRTATVLPMAKRYGAGVIALTIDEQGMALTADKKVAIAKRIFELATKKYGIRPVDLVFDALTLPISTGQDEYRTAGMETLAAVRRIKQELPEVKTILGVSNISFGLNVYPRRVLNSVFMHEAVDHGLDIAIVNYSKIYPLYRIPEQEVELARRLIFHDTSQGDPLQKYLAYFSGLENKPVAEPVHVETLAVEDKLKHCIINGEKALGDGKLRQTLEQILEDALQQYSPLDLINNVLLDGMRTVGELFGARKMQLPSVLDSASVMKQAVAYLEPKMEKSAGMEKGILVLATVKGDVHDIGKNLVDIILTNNGYKVVNLGIKQPADAIIAAAQEHSASAIGLSGLLVKSTVEMKYVLEDLERQKLQFPVICGGAALTRKYVEDDLRREYSSGVFYGEDAFAGLRLMNDLTSGESLRTERIAEGRKVKTYAKAAAVAEVAAEPAPVRPQRVEIPRPPFLGAHVAKDFDLRELFDYINETALFKNQWQLKTASAEDYTRLVREKFRPILEELKQEVLAAGWFEPKAVYGYFLCQADGNDLVLYDPADRSREIQRFTFPRQREGRRLAIPDYFAERGSGHLDVVGMSVVTVGARASEVTHKLFEAGEYTRYLYVHGLSVETAEALAELLHKRMREELGIAVDDAPAIRDLFHQKYRGSRYSFGYPACPNLEDQVKMFALLHPEESIGVRLTSGFQLEPEQSTSALVVHHPQAKYFVV; from the coding sequence GCCCTGACCTGATTCGCGACATCCACGCCGGCTTTCTTGAGGTGGGTTGCGACGTCATCGAGACCAACACCTTCGGCGCCACCCGCATCGTGCTGCAGGAGTACAGCCTGGAGACGCAGGTGGGCAGCATGAACCAGGCGGCGGCGCAGATCGCGCGCGCGGTGGCGGATGAGTTCTCGACCAAGGAGAAGCCGCGCTTCGTGGCCGGCTCCATGGGGCCGACCACCAAGCTGCCCTCGCTGGGGCACATCGGCTTTGACGAGATGGCGGCGGCGTATCTGGAGCAGGCCAGCGCGCTCATTGCCGGCGGCGTGGACATCCTGCTGGTCGAGACCTGCCAGGATGTGCTGCAAGCGAAAGCGGCGCTGGCCGCCGTCTTCGACGCCATGCGGCTGGCCGGCAAGCGCCTGCCGGTGACCGTGCAGGTGACGCTCGAGGCCACGGGCACCATGCTGCTGGGGACGGAAATTGGCGCGGCGCTGACCGCGCTCGAACCCTTCGACGTGGACATCGTCGGACTGAACTGCGCCACCGGGCCGCGCGAGATGAACGACGCCGTCCGCTACCTCTGCCACAACTCGACCAAACACGTCTCCGTGCTGCCCAACGCCGGGCTGCCGCAGAACGTCGGCGGCAAGGCGGTGTACTCGCTCCAGCCGGCGGAGCTGGCGGAGTTCCACTCGCTCTTCATACGCGAGTATGGTGCGCGCATCGTGGGCGGATGCTGCGGCACCACGCCGGAGCATCTGAAGGCGGTGGTGGAGGCGTGCTCGAACCTGGAGCCGGCGAAGCGGGAAGTGCAGCCGCAGGCGGCGGCGTCGAGCGCGTACACCTCCGTCCCGCTCGACCTCGAGCCCAAGCCGCTGATCGTGGCGGAAGAAATGAACACCACCACGCGGGTCGAGACCTTCCGCAATCTGGTGCGCGCCCAGAACTACGACGAGATCCTGGCGGTGGCCAAGCGGCTGGCGAACGAGGGCTCGCACATGCTCGACCTGTGCTGCGCCATCGTGGGCGAAGACGAGAAGGCCTACATCACCGGCGTGCTGGGAAAAATCGCGACGCGCGTGCCGGCGCCCATCCTGGTGGATTCGACCGAGGCTGACGTGGTGGACGAGGCGCTGAAGCGCATCCCCGGCAAGGCGCTCATCAACTCCATCAACCTGGAGGACGGCGAGAAGCGCACCGCGACCGTGCTGCCCATGGCCAAGCGTTATGGCGCCGGAGTCATCGCCCTGACAATCGACGAGCAGGGCATGGCGCTCACCGCGGACAAGAAAGTGGCGATCGCCAAGCGCATCTTCGAACTGGCCACGAAGAAGTACGGCATCCGGCCGGTGGACCTCGTGTTCGACGCCCTTACGCTCCCCATCTCCACCGGACAGGACGAGTACCGCACTGCGGGGATGGAGACTCTGGCCGCGGTCCGCCGCATCAAGCAGGAGCTGCCCGAGGTGAAGACCATCCTCGGGGTCAGCAACATCTCGTTCGGGCTGAACGTGTATCCGCGCCGCGTGCTGAACAGCGTGTTCATGCACGAAGCCGTGGACCACGGCCTCGACATCGCCATCGTTAACTACAGCAAAATCTATCCCTTATACCGGATCCCTGAGCAAGAGGTAGAGCTGGCCCGGCGGCTGATCTTCCACGATACCTCGCAGGGCGACCCGCTACAGAAATATCTGGCGTACTTCAGTGGATTGGAGAACAAACCGGTCGCCGAGCCGGTGCACGTGGAGACGCTGGCGGTCGAGGACAAACTCAAGCACTGCATCATCAACGGAGAGAAGGCGCTGGGCGACGGCAAGCTGCGCCAGACGCTGGAGCAGATCCTCGAAGACGCGCTCCAGCAGTACTCGCCGCTCGACCTCATCAACAACGTCCTGCTGGACGGCATGCGCACGGTCGGCGAGCTGTTCGGCGCGCGCAAAATGCAGCTGCCATCGGTGCTGGATTCGGCCTCGGTGATGAAGCAGGCGGTGGCGTATCTGGAGCCGAAGATGGAGAAGTCCGCCGGGATGGAGAAGGGAATCCTCGTGCTGGCTACGGTGAAGGGCGACGTCCACGACATCGGCAAGAACCTGGTGGACATCATCCTCACCAACAACGGCTACAAGGTGGTGAACCTGGGGATCAAGCAGCCGGCGGACGCTATCATCGCCGCGGCCCAGGAGCACTCCGCCAGCGCCATCGGGCTGAGCGGCCTGCTGGTGAAATCCACGGTGGAGATGAAGTACGTGCTGGAGGACCTGGAGCGGCAGAAGCTTCAGTTCCCGGTGATCTGCGGCGGGGCGGCGCTCACGCGCAAATACGTGGAAGACGACCTGCGGCGGGAGTACTCCTCCGGAGTCTTCTACGGCGAAGACGCCTTCGCGGGACTGCGCCTGATGAACGACCTCACGTCCGGAGAAAGTTTGCGGACCGAGCGGATCGCCGAAGGCCGCAAGGTGAAGACCTATGCCAAGGCCGCTGCCGTGGCTGAAGTCGCCGCCGAACCCGCGCCCGTCCGCCCGCAGCGGGTGGAGATCCCGCGACCGCCGTTCCTGGGCGCGCATGTTGCCAAAGACTTCGACCTGCGCGAGCTCTTCGACTACATCAACGAGACCGCGCTCTTCAAGAACCAGTGGCAACTGAAGACGGCGTCGGCGGAGGACTACACGCGATTGGTCCGCGAGAAGTTCCGCCCCATCCTGGAAGAGTTGAAGCAGGAAGTCCTGGCCGCAGGCTGGTTCGAGCCCAAGGCGGTGTATGGGTACTTCCTCTGTCAGGCCGACGGCAACGACCTCGTCCTCTATGACCCTGCCGACCGCTCCCGAGAGATCCAGCGCTTCACCTTCCCGCGCCAGAGGGAGGGCCGCCGGCTCGCGATCCCCGACTACTTCGCTGAGCGCGGCTCCGGCCACCTGGACGTGGTCGGCATGTCGGTGGTGACGGTGGGGGCGCGCGCCTCCGAGGTCACGCACAAGCTCTTCGAGGCCGGCGAGTACACCCGCTACCTGTATGTGCACGGCCTGAGCGTCGAGACAGCCGAGGCCCTGGCCGAACTCCTGCACAAGCGCATGCGCGAGGAGCTGGGCATCGCCGTGGACGACGCCCCCGCCATCCGCGACCTCTTCCACCAGAAGTATCGCGGCTCGCGCTATTCCTTCGGCTACCCCGCGTGCCCCAACCTGGAAGACCAGGTCAAGA